Proteins from one Candidatus Uhrbacteria bacterium genomic window:
- a CDS encoding ribonuclease J, whose product MMQPHSSHPSSHNRRGRPQGRPSFKPRRGGRTFIEAPRSAPSVPQTKAPTDRLRIAVLGGCEEVGRNCTMFEYGNDIVLVDMGLQFPEEDMPGVDYIIPNMSYLKGKEKNIRGVIITHGHYDHIGAIPHTIPGVGNPPIYGLPITLGIIKKRQLDFKTPPLKLHQIKIGEPIQLGAIRVSLFHINHNIPDSAGVLLETPAGNVCHTGDWTFDFHPVGTAPADFQRIAEIGKAGVLCLMGDSTNASVPGHQVSEREIGATLEHLIEKAPGRLIIGTFASLLSRVKQIIEIAEKQGKKVALDGYSMKTNVEIAKELGYIKASMKTFIPIEQVDDYPKEKIVVVCTGAQGERNAALMRIANDEHRSVRIIPGDTVVFSSSVIPGNERSVQRLKDVLYRKRARVVHYAMMDVHAGGHAHKEDIKLMLSLFKPKYYIPIEGNHFLLRENAEVAYSLGWPEERVFVVDNGQVAEFQKSQKPGELGEGRLTEERLPADYVFVDGLGVGDVSQVVLRDRQVLAEDGMVIVITQIASKTGKLVGSPDIISRGFIFMKDQKRFVDDLRDKVRTIVNNHAAPNAADFEHVKNTLRNDLGTFIFQHTERRPMILPVIIEV is encoded by the coding sequence ATGATGCAACCGCATTCATCTCATCCATCTTCACACAACCGTCGAGGGCGACCGCAGGGACGGCCTTCATTCAAGCCGCGCCGGGGCGGCCGTACGTTCATCGAGGCCCCGCGATCGGCGCCGTCCGTGCCTCAAACCAAGGCACCCACTGACCGTCTGCGCATCGCCGTACTCGGCGGATGCGAGGAGGTCGGCCGTAACTGCACCATGTTCGAGTACGGAAACGACATCGTTCTGGTAGACATGGGCCTTCAATTCCCCGAGGAAGACATGCCGGGCGTGGACTATATCATTCCCAACATGTCCTACCTCAAAGGGAAGGAAAAAAACATCCGTGGCGTCATCATCACGCATGGCCACTACGACCACATCGGCGCTATTCCGCACACAATCCCTGGCGTAGGAAATCCTCCTATCTACGGACTACCCATCACACTTGGCATTATCAAAAAACGCCAGCTTGATTTTAAGACGCCGCCCTTGAAACTTCACCAAATCAAGATCGGAGAGCCCATCCAGCTTGGGGCTATCCGCGTGTCGCTCTTCCACATCAACCACAACATCCCTGACTCTGCCGGCGTGCTCTTGGAAACCCCGGCCGGCAACGTGTGCCACACCGGCGACTGGACATTTGATTTCCACCCCGTGGGGACCGCGCCCGCCGACTTTCAGCGCATTGCCGAAATCGGCAAGGCAGGCGTGCTTTGTCTGATGGGAGACTCCACAAACGCGTCCGTACCGGGACACCAAGTGAGCGAGCGGGAAATCGGCGCTACCCTGGAGCACCTCATTGAAAAGGCGCCGGGGCGGCTCATCATCGGGACGTTTGCCTCGCTTCTCTCGCGTGTGAAACAAATCATCGAGATCGCGGAAAAGCAGGGTAAGAAAGTGGCGCTCGACGGCTACTCCATGAAAACAAACGTGGAGATCGCTAAAGAGTTGGGCTACATCAAAGCATCCATGAAGACCTTCATCCCTATTGAACAGGTAGATGACTACCCCAAAGAAAAAATCGTTGTGGTGTGTACCGGCGCGCAGGGAGAGCGCAATGCCGCCCTTATGCGCATCGCCAACGATGAGCATCGGAGTGTACGCATCATTCCGGGCGATACGGTGGTCTTCTCTTCGTCCGTCATTCCGGGAAATGAGCGCTCGGTTCAGCGTCTCAAAGATGTTCTCTATCGTAAGCGAGCACGTGTTGTGCACTACGCCATGATGGATGTGCACGCTGGCGGTCATGCACACAAAGAAGACATCAAGCTCATGCTCTCTCTCTTCAAACCGAAATACTATATTCCGATTGAGGGGAACCACTTCTTGCTCCGCGAGAACGCCGAAGTGGCGTACTCGCTTGGCTGGCCCGAGGAACGAGTCTTTGTGGTGGACAACGGCCAAGTAGCCGAATTCCAGAAATCACAGAAACCGGGCGAGCTTGGAGAAGGACGGCTCACGGAAGAACGTCTGCCTGCCGACTACGTCTTTGTAGACGGGCTTGGCGTGGGCGACGTTTCGCAGGTGGTGCTCCGCGACCGACAAGTGCTTGCCGAAGACGGCATGGTCATTGTGATCACGCAGATTGCTTCAAAGACCGGCAAGCTTGTAGGATCGCCGGACATCATCAGCCGTGGGTTTATCTTCATGAAGGATCAGAAACGATTTGTGGATGATCTGCGTGATAAAGTGCGCACCATCGTGAACAACCATGCCGCACCGAATGCTGCAGACTTCGAGCATGTGAAGAATACCCTGCGTAATGATTTGGGCACGTTCATCTTCCAGCATACCGAACGCCGGCCCATGATTTTGCCCGTGATCATTGAGGTATAA
- a CDS encoding peptide ABC transporter substrate-binding protein — MNFPPLFPRDRKTPDLTAEHVYRVARKGTVPSLSQWRQLPRLLSPGERFLVRLASAGAIFSFLLLIGVYILTHQVSLPAVGGDYTEGLVGEPQFLNPLYASASAVDADLTRLLFRGLFIFDSASGLIGDLAKSYTVEEDGKAYVVNLRENTLWHDGEALNAQDVVFTFQAIANPEYLSPLSVTFRSVKVEAVDDLTVRFTLSEPFAPFLSTLTVGILPAHIWEGILPRRASLVNLNTQPVGNGPYRFEKFTKDQNGSIRSYTLQRFPAFYGNRPSLERITFKFYDNLNALVSALEGRQVEGAAFLPQESARKLDGRAIRLLRPTIPQQINIFFNQTTQPALKELAVRQALDLAVNRKAIVENVYGGFAKALSGPIVADTFLPASTPTEQNLEEARTKLDTAKWAVDETTGVRAKNIDEDAEAELLEIELVYPDTADFATLAALLKDLWQEIGVRVTIRAVQPAELGSAVIKPRAYQMLLTGILYGVDPDPFPFWHSSQAADPGVNLPGYANRKVDDALETARASSDAQKRTEAYTIVETSIKEDLPALFLVQPDYLYATAAKIKGNDLPRITTPADRFNRVEGWFVRTKRVFRPGLLTKNGF, encoded by the coding sequence GTGAACTTCCCTCCGTTGTTTCCTCGTGACAGAAAGACGCCGGATCTCACGGCGGAGCACGTCTATCGCGTTGCGCGCAAAGGAACGGTGCCTTCCCTTTCCCAGTGGCGACAACTTCCACGCCTCCTCTCGCCAGGCGAGCGGTTTTTGGTGCGGCTCGCAAGTGCGGGTGCCATCTTTTCCTTCTTGTTGCTCATTGGCGTATACATTCTCACCCACCAAGTCTCTCTTCCCGCCGTTGGCGGCGACTATACAGAAGGACTTGTAGGCGAGCCGCAGTTTTTAAATCCCCTCTACGCTTCGGCAAGCGCCGTGGACGCGGACCTCACGCGCTTGTTATTCCGCGGCCTGTTCATTTTCGATTCTGCCTCGGGCCTCATTGGTGACCTCGCAAAAAGTTACACGGTGGAAGAAGACGGTAAGGCCTACGTGGTTAATTTACGCGAGAATACTCTCTGGCACGACGGAGAGGCCCTGAACGCGCAAGATGTTGTCTTCACATTCCAGGCCATAGCAAACCCGGAATACTTGAGCCCCCTCTCTGTTACATTTCGAAGCGTAAAAGTAGAGGCGGTAGACGACCTCACCGTTCGGTTCACCCTCTCCGAACCGTTCGCTCCTTTTTTGAGCACGCTTACCGTAGGAATCTTGCCTGCGCACATTTGGGAGGGAATACTGCCGCGCCGCGCAAGCCTCGTGAATTTGAACACCCAACCGGTCGGGAATGGACCGTATCGGTTTGAGAAATTTACAAAGGATCAGAACGGGTCCATCCGCAGTTATACGCTCCAGCGTTTTCCGGCGTTCTACGGAAATCGTCCGTCCCTTGAACGCATCACCTTTAAATTTTACGACAACCTGAATGCGCTCGTCAGCGCGCTTGAAGGCCGGCAGGTCGAGGGTGCCGCATTTCTTCCGCAAGAAAGCGCGCGGAAACTTGACGGACGCGCTATTCGCCTTCTCCGCCCTACCATCCCCCAGCAGATTAATATCTTCTTCAACCAAACAACACAACCCGCGCTCAAAGAACTCGCTGTTCGACAAGCTCTTGATCTTGCCGTGAACCGCAAGGCAATCGTAGAGAATGTGTACGGAGGATTCGCGAAGGCGCTCAGCGGCCCCATCGTTGCCGACACGTTTCTCCCCGCAAGCACTCCCACAGAGCAAAATCTCGAAGAGGCACGAACAAAGTTGGACACGGCAAAGTGGGCGGTTGATGAAACGACTGGCGTGCGTGCAAAAAATATAGATGAAGACGCAGAAGCCGAGTTGCTGGAAATCGAGCTTGTGTATCCGGACACCGCGGATTTCGCAACACTTGCCGCCCTCCTCAAAGACCTATGGCAAGAGATCGGCGTGCGTGTAACCATACGCGCCGTCCAACCGGCAGAACTTGGGAGCGCCGTCATTAAACCACGCGCCTACCAGATGCTTTTGACGGGTATCCTCTACGGCGTGGATCCCGACCCATTCCCCTTCTGGCATTCCTCGCAAGCCGCTGACCCAGGAGTGAACCTACCCGGCTACGCGAATCGCAAGGTGGACGATGCGCTTGAAACAGCCCGAGCAAGTTCGGATGCCCAAAAACGCACCGAAGCCTACACCATTGTGGAAACATCCATCAAAGAAGACCTGCCGGCCTTGTTTTTGGTACAACCGGACTACCTCTACGCTACTGCGGCAAAGATCAAAGGAAATGACCTCCCGCGCATCACGACTCCGGCCGACCGCTTTAATCGCGTCGAAGGATGGTTCGTGCGAACAAAACGCGTGTTCAGACCAGGTTTATTGACAAAAAACGGCTTTTAA
- the secG gene encoding preprotein translocase subunit SecG: MISTILWISQAILAVLLVAAVLLQPKSAGLGAAFGGEDVVAHERRGAEKRLHQITIALAILFFGVALAQILLS, translated from the coding sequence ATGATTTCGACTATCCTGTGGATTTCCCAAGCGATTCTCGCCGTCTTGCTCGTTGCCGCCGTCTTGCTTCAGCCCAAGAGCGCGGGCCTGGGCGCCGCCTTTGGCGGTGAAGATGTCGTGGCGCATGAGCGTCGCGGCGCAGAAAAGCGCTTACACCAAATAACCATTGCTCTTGCTATCCTGTTTTTCGGTGTTGCTCTGGCACAGATTCTCCTCTCATAA
- a CDS encoding DsbA family protein, whose amino-acid sequence MIPWYHMEDSKRWLPIVVTGILLLLAGLFVLRVVVFYSQIRKGDDQQRSFGASAELTRSPALAAAIRSTPADEVYSVEDDDDPMLGGKDARLTIVEFADFGCPYSRKASSSMRALALTYGENIRYIYRDFPITEIHPDAFLAAQAGQCANEQDKFWVYHDALYQHQEDLSRAALRSYAQAVGMDVGAFDRCLASGRYRQEVEKDYAEGVAAGVVGTPTFFFNGRRVEGAIPLEILRSLIDTFLKV is encoded by the coding sequence ATGATACCATGGTACCACATGGAGGATTCCAAGCGCTGGCTCCCGATTGTCGTGACGGGCATCTTGCTTTTGCTTGCGGGATTGTTTGTGCTTCGCGTCGTCGTTTTTTACAGCCAGATTCGCAAAGGCGACGACCAACAGCGTTCTTTCGGCGCGTCCGCCGAGCTCACACGCTCGCCCGCGCTGGCGGCAGCGATCCGTTCCACTCCCGCAGATGAAGTGTATAGCGTGGAGGACGACGATGACCCCATGCTTGGGGGCAAGGACGCACGGCTCACTATTGTGGAGTTTGCCGACTTTGGCTGCCCGTACTCGCGCAAGGCCTCGTCATCCATGCGCGCCCTTGCACTTACCTACGGCGAGAACATCCGCTATATCTATCGCGATTTTCCGATCACCGAGATTCATCCCGACGCGTTTTTAGCGGCGCAGGCAGGACAATGTGCCAACGAGCAGGATAAGTTCTGGGTCTATCACGACGCACTCTACCAACACCAAGAGGACCTTTCTCGCGCGGCGCTCCGTTCGTATGCACAGGCGGTAGGGATGGATGTCGGAGCATTTGATCGTTGTCTTGCCAGTGGGCGCTACCGCCAGGAAGTGGAAAAAGATTACGCGGAAGGTGTGGCGGCGGGCGTCGTGGGAACACCCACATTCTTTTTCAATGGGCGCCGTGTGGAAGGAGCCATCCCCCTCGAGATTCTTCGTTCGCTCATAGACACTTTTCTTAAGGTATGA
- the uvrA gene encoding excinuclease ABC subunit UvrA, whose product MAQEYLRVRGARVHNLKNVSVDIPKKTLTVLTGLSGSGKSSLAFDTIHAEGQRRYMESLSSYARQFLEMQDRPDVDEITGLSPTVAIDQKSSSHNPRSTVGTVTEIYDYLRVLFARAGESFCPVCRVPVEEQTLAAMAVRTQSLLGTHEVLVLAPLVRSMPGEHKQVLVAAQAAGFAQARYDGFLTDLDELVAIRKDKKKPHTIEAVVAVFSPEDVPAPERVRDVLKRALEYGNGLVLLVDNETGDETLLSQALACPSCGLNLPKPEPRLFSFNSPSGACASCMGLGIKLVLEEDLVIPNRRLTFAEGAIKPWTRIAGNQTSHVRLLEQVGERHGFSTHMPVVKIPRKTMELVWRGTGEETYNLDGASVTFPGILVQLEEKYRTTESDYVRHELESYMRTMICGACDGKRLKPEMLAVRVLGYSIGDLVGLPLEDLKLFFEKPSALAGASPSAKVFSKDQKQIFETVQKDVLERLRHMNQVGLGYLTLDRSAISLSGGESQRMRLATQLSASLSGIIYILDEPSIGLHPRDNDALIETMKTLRDAGNTVLVVEHDAAMMRAADHIIDVGPGAGEYGGEIVAKGTSAEIKRKKESLTGQYLAGKKTVGFPKRYRAGNRKKITIEGATAHNLQNITVSIPLGTLTCVTGVSGSGKSTLILDILGNALSQKFYRAKEEPGEHKALRGVEHIDKVVMVDQSPIGRTPRSNPATYTTVFTAIRDLFTEVPEAKIRNFDAGKFSFNVKGGGRCEACGGDGMRRIEMQFMPDVYVECTECHGRRYNEEALEIHYKQKNIADVLDMTVEEARRFFADKEAIFEKLDVLHRVGLGYLKLGQPATTLSGGEAQRVKLSTELSRRATGRTLYILDEPTTGLHFEDIKRLLGILHMLVEKGNTVLLIEHNLDVIASSDWVVDMGPEGGAKGGEIIATGTPRDVAKMRESKTGQYLKELFSKKRKNS is encoded by the coding sequence ATGGCCCAAGAGTATCTGCGCGTCCGTGGCGCGCGTGTGCACAATCTCAAAAATGTTTCCGTGGATATTCCCAAAAAGACGCTTACGGTTCTTACGGGCTTGTCGGGGTCGGGGAAGTCATCTCTTGCGTTTGATACGATCCACGCGGAGGGCCAGCGCCGCTATATGGAGTCGCTCTCCAGCTATGCGCGCCAGTTTTTAGAAATGCAGGATCGGCCGGACGTAGACGAGATCACGGGTCTTTCGCCCACGGTAGCGATTGACCAGAAGTCATCTTCGCACAACCCGCGTTCCACGGTGGGGACCGTGACCGAGATCTATGATTATTTGCGCGTGCTCTTTGCGCGTGCAGGCGAATCGTTCTGTCCTGTCTGCCGTGTACCGGTGGAAGAGCAGACTCTTGCGGCCATGGCGGTGCGTACGCAGTCCTTGCTTGGCACGCACGAGGTTCTCGTGCTGGCTCCACTCGTGCGCTCGATGCCCGGCGAACACAAACAGGTGCTTGTGGCGGCGCAAGCGGCAGGATTTGCACAAGCGCGCTATGACGGGTTTTTGACGGATCTCGATGAACTTGTTGCCATTCGTAAAGACAAAAAGAAGCCGCACACCATCGAAGCTGTTGTCGCCGTGTTTTCTCCGGAAGACGTCCCTGCGCCGGAGCGTGTTCGCGATGTTCTGAAGCGCGCTCTGGAGTACGGCAATGGCCTTGTTCTTCTTGTTGATAACGAAACGGGGGATGAAACTCTCTTATCGCAAGCGCTTGCCTGCCCTTCGTGTGGACTCAATCTCCCGAAACCCGAGCCGCGTCTTTTCAGTTTTAATTCGCCCTCTGGTGCATGCGCCTCGTGCATGGGGCTTGGTATTAAGTTAGTTCTTGAGGAAGATCTTGTTATTCCCAACCGTCGTCTTACCTTTGCCGAAGGGGCGATCAAACCCTGGACACGCATTGCGGGAAATCAAACGAGCCATGTGCGTTTATTGGAACAGGTCGGGGAGCGGCACGGGTTTTCTACGCACATGCCGGTCGTGAAAATTCCTCGCAAGACGATGGAGCTTGTCTGGAGAGGGACCGGAGAGGAAACCTATAATTTGGACGGAGCGTCGGTCACCTTTCCCGGTATTTTAGTGCAGCTTGAAGAAAAGTATCGGACCACCGAATCAGATTATGTGCGCCACGAGCTTGAAAGTTACATGCGCACGATGATCTGTGGCGCCTGTGACGGCAAGCGCTTGAAGCCCGAAATGCTTGCCGTGCGTGTACTTGGGTATTCTATCGGGGACCTTGTTGGACTCCCTCTAGAGGACCTCAAGCTGTTTTTTGAAAAGCCGTCTGCTCTGGCGGGAGCTTCCCCTTCAGCAAAAGTTTTTTCGAAAGACCAAAAGCAGATTTTTGAAACTGTGCAGAAAGATGTACTCGAACGTTTGCGCCACATGAACCAAGTGGGTCTGGGCTATCTTACGCTCGATCGTTCGGCGATTTCCCTTTCGGGCGGAGAGTCTCAACGCATGCGGCTAGCGACCCAGCTCTCGGCGTCGCTTTCCGGGATCATTTATATTTTGGACGAGCCGTCTATCGGGCTCCACCCTCGTGATAACGATGCGCTCATAGAGACGATGAAGACGCTACGCGATGCAGGGAACACTGTTCTGGTCGTGGAGCATGATGCGGCCATGATGCGTGCGGCAGATCATATTATTGATGTGGGTCCCGGTGCCGGAGAATACGGCGGCGAGATTGTCGCGAAAGGAACGTCGGCAGAGATTAAACGCAAGAAAGAATCGCTGACCGGCCAATATCTTGCGGGAAAAAAGACCGTCGGATTCCCCAAGCGCTATCGAGCAGGAAATCGTAAAAAAATTACCATCGAAGGCGCCACGGCGCACAACCTTCAAAATATTACCGTTTCGATTCCGCTTGGCACGCTCACGTGCGTCACGGGGGTTTCCGGTTCCGGAAAGTCCACGCTTATTTTAGATATTCTCGGCAACGCTCTTTCGCAGAAGTTCTATCGAGCAAAGGAAGAACCGGGAGAGCATAAGGCGCTTCGCGGCGTTGAACACATTGATAAGGTTGTTATGGTAGATCAATCTCCCATTGGACGCACGCCGCGCTCGAATCCCGCAACGTATACGACCGTGTTTACCGCGATTCGTGACTTGTTCACGGAAGTGCCGGAAGCAAAAATCCGCAATTTTGATGCAGGGAAGTTCAGTTTTAACGTGAAAGGAGGCGGGCGGTGCGAGGCCTGCGGAGGAGACGGCATGCGCCGCATCGAAATGCAATTCATGCCGGACGTCTATGTGGAGTGTACAGAGTGTCACGGGCGCCGATATAACGAAGAGGCGCTTGAGATTCACTACAAGCAGAAAAATATTGCAGACGTTCTGGACATGACGGTGGAGGAGGCGCGGCGATTCTTTGCCGACAAAGAGGCCATTTTTGAAAAACTTGATGTGCTGCACCGTGTGGGACTTGGGTACTTGAAGCTGGGACAACCGGCTACGACCCTATCGGGCGGGGAGGCGCAGCGCGTTAAGCTCTCTACGGAACTTTCCCGCCGGGCCACGGGGCGCACGCTCTATATTTTAGACGAGCCGACGACAGGACTGCACTTCGAGGACATCAAACGTCTGCTGGGCATCCTTCACATGCTGGTGGAGAAGGGGAACACCGTGCTTCTTATTGAACACAACTTGGACGTGATCGCTTCTTCTGACTGGGTGGTCGATATGGGGCCCGAAGGGGGGGCAAAAGGGGGGGAAATTATTGCTACCGGAACACCGAGAGACGTGGCGAAGATGCGGGAGAGCAAGACGGGACAATATCTCAAAGAGCTTTTCTCAAAGAAGCGGAAAAATAGCTAA
- a CDS encoding 50S ribosomal protein L19: MTDEGQDPQTEVETPVQAPTEAQEEETPAEPVVVEEVKRDRLHRDLRPGMIIRVHEKIKDVTPSGEERVRVQVFEGTVVALGGSGIGRTMTVRKVSKGYGVEKIYPLAVPTIEKVEILKTMKVRRAKLSFLRPRLKEGRPTSRLKRALRERKKSL, encoded by the coding sequence ATGACAGACGAAGGACAAGACCCACAGACGGAGGTTGAGACCCCCGTTCAGGCGCCGACGGAAGCCCAAGAGGAAGAGACACCGGCCGAGCCCGTAGTCGTGGAAGAAGTGAAGCGTGATCGTTTGCACCGCGATCTGCGCCCCGGCATGATTATCCGCGTGCACGAAAAAATCAAAGACGTCACTCCCTCCGGCGAAGAGCGTGTCCGTGTCCAGGTGTTTGAAGGGACCGTCGTCGCACTTGGCGGATCCGGTATCGGTCGCACCATGACAGTGCGTAAAGTCAGCAAAGGGTATGGGGTGGAGAAAATTTACCCCCTTGCGGTTCCTACAATAGAAAAAGTCGAGATACTCAAAACCATGAAGGTCCGGCGCGCAAAACTTTCCTTCCTGCGTCCGCGCCTTAAGGAAGGACGCCCGACTTCTCGTCTCAAGCGCGCCTTGCGTGAACGAAAAAAGAGCCTCTAA
- a CDS encoding RluA family pseudouridine synthase — protein sequence MNRKINLQILYEDADIVVVNKPAGLLVHRIHEDDTMPNVADLLAEKFPSLRTVGDRPDLRPGIVHRLDKEASGILVVAKTQAAFTHLKEQFKTRTVEKFYNVLVYGKVSKDVGDIHFRLSRSKKTGRMAALPKDASLGREAHTEYEVMARYATATLLRIQIHTGRTHQIRSHMLALGHPVVGDKLYRRGHMRHIRPIETDHLFLHAEELSIDLPSGLRKTFHAELPKELEAILQSLHKV from the coding sequence ATGAACAGAAAAATCAATCTCCAGATTCTGTATGAAGATGCCGATATTGTTGTCGTGAACAAGCCGGCCGGTCTTTTAGTCCACCGCATACACGAGGATGACACAATGCCAAACGTTGCGGATCTGCTAGCGGAGAAGTTTCCTTCCCTGCGTACGGTGGGGGACCGGCCGGATCTCCGTCCGGGTATTGTGCACCGACTTGATAAAGAGGCCTCCGGGATTCTTGTCGTTGCAAAAACACAAGCGGCCTTCACGCATCTCAAAGAGCAATTTAAAACACGAACGGTGGAAAAATTTTACAACGTGCTGGTGTATGGGAAGGTTTCCAAAGATGTAGGAGATATTCATTTCCGCCTGTCGCGATCCAAAAAGACGGGACGCATGGCAGCTCTTCCCAAAGATGCTTCTCTGGGGCGCGAAGCGCATACGGAGTATGAGGTCATGGCACGGTATGCCACGGCAACACTTCTACGCATCCAGATTCATACAGGCCGCACGCATCAAATTCGCTCGCACATGCTGGCTCTTGGACACCCGGTTGTGGGCGACAAACTGTACCGACGCGGACATATGCGGCATATTCGCCCCATAGAAACAGACCATCTTTTTCTCCATGCAGAAGAACTCTCCATCGACCTTCCCTCTGGTTTGCGCAAAACATTCCATGCGGAACTCCCCAAAGAACTTGAGGCCATTTTGCAATCTCTCCACAAAGTATGA
- the gmk gene encoding guanylate kinase, with protein MSPQSMKGTLFVLTGPSGVGKTSVARELLAREERLRRVITYTTRSSRPGEVDGRDYHFVSRSEFERMVAVGEMLEWADVYGHLYGQTIADVERTLGEGHDVLLVLDPQGAKTIMESGRGAVSFFLDAPDEEILGRLKGRETDTEEVIERRARALAFDRSHASFCSHRIQNTEGKMAEAVEAISGIMYNDRAL; from the coding sequence ATCTCTCCACAAAGTATGAAAGGCACCCTCTTTGTGTTGACAGGACCATCTGGAGTGGGGAAAACGAGCGTGGCTCGCGAGCTTTTGGCTCGCGAAGAGCGTCTGCGCCGAGTGATTACATACACGACGCGCAGCTCTCGCCCGGGAGAAGTGGACGGGAGGGACTATCACTTTGTTTCACGATCTGAATTTGAGCGTATGGTTGCAGTGGGCGAGATGCTTGAATGGGCGGACGTCTATGGGCATTTATACGGGCAAACGATTGCCGACGTGGAGCGAACATTAGGAGAAGGTCATGACGTGCTGTTGGTGCTTGATCCGCAAGGAGCGAAGACGATTATGGAGAGCGGGCGGGGAGCCGTGTCATTTTTTCTTGATGCGCCAGATGAAGAAATCTTGGGGCGACTCAAGGGACGAGAGACGGATACCGAAGAGGTAATCGAGCGGCGTGCGCGCGCTCTGGCGTTTGATCGCTCCCACGCATCGTTTTGCTCGCATCGCATCCAAAACACGGAGGGCAAGATGGCAGAAGCGGTCGAAGCCATCTCTGGAATCATGTATAATGACCGTGCGTTATGA
- a CDS encoding CCA tRNA nucleotidyltransferase encodes MPLQHPNNHCLFPFKHLTALVWVDELLKHYPSANVYVVGGAVRDALRGVPLHDLDLVVTGVLMKDLAEWLQSHGIVKLEGSRFGVFGFIPYANPRNPKIEIALPRTEISTQQDGGYKNFSVQSDPFLPIEEDLRRRDFTVNAMAWEWRTETLIDPCGGEQDLKARIIRAVGDPLARLKEDSTRILRAIRFACALSATIEPKTWHAIETLAPRLAHTDSHGRPLVAHQMVGQELLRMFVADPPRAYELLTFAHVNKVLWDGLPLAVPKTSVTDPTLIFALCGKDTDPPRYDAWLKHWRLAVNRKAIRVALLVHQHGLQKFSSAEIERTFLPHRALLVPFLQETKNARAAERLLSVFRASALPPILTGDDLLAQGFSPGPEFRRLLDTVRSAELDGRPIPSLHQLLAKES; translated from the coding sequence GTGCCCCTACAACATCCCAATAATCACTGTCTGTTCCCTTTCAAGCACCTCACGGCGCTCGTGTGGGTTGATGAGCTTCTCAAACATTACCCCTCTGCGAACGTGTATGTCGTAGGTGGTGCGGTACGTGATGCCTTGCGGGGCGTCCCCCTTCACGACCTCGATCTTGTCGTCACCGGCGTTTTGATGAAGGATCTCGCGGAGTGGCTCCAATCGCACGGCATCGTAAAGTTAGAGGGCTCCCGTTTTGGCGTGTTCGGGTTCATTCCCTACGCCAACCCGCGTAATCCGAAAATAGAAATCGCCCTGCCGCGCACAGAAATCTCCACACAACAAGACGGCGGCTACAAAAATTTTTCCGTGCAAAGCGATCCGTTCCTTCCCATTGAGGAAGATCTGCGTAGACGTGACTTTACCGTCAACGCGATGGCATGGGAATGGCGTACCGAGACATTGATTGACCCGTGCGGCGGGGAACAAGACCTCAAGGCACGCATCATTCGTGCCGTAGGCGACCCCCTCGCACGACTCAAGGAAGATTCCACGCGTATCCTGCGCGCCATCCGCTTTGCTTGCGCGCTTTCTGCAACCATCGAACCCAAAACGTGGCACGCTATCGAGACGCTCGCTCCACGCTTGGCCCACACCGACTCCCACGGCCGTCCCCTTGTCGCGCACCAGATGGTCGGGCAAGAATTGCTCCGGATGTTTGTCGCAGACCCTCCGCGCGCCTACGAACTACTAACCTTCGCTCACGTGAATAAAGTCCTCTGGGACGGCCTTCCTCTGGCAGTACCTAAAACCTCTGTCACGGACCCTACGCTCATCTTTGCCCTCTGCGGAAAGGACACCGATCCTCCCCGCTATGACGCGTGGTTGAAACACTGGCGCCTCGCCGTCAACCGAAAAGCGATTCGTGTCGCTCTTCTTGTCCATCAACACGGCCTGCAGAAATTTTCTTCCGCCGAGATCGAACGCACATTCCTCCCCCATCGCGCCCTCCTCGTCCCCTTTCTTCAAGAAACAAAAAACGCTCGCGCGGCCGAGCGGCTCCTTTCTGTTTTCCGCGCTTCTGCTCTGCCTCCTATCCTCACAGGTGATGATCTCCTGGCACAAGGGTTTTCCCCCGGCCCGGAATTCCGCCGTCTGCTCGATACGGTGCGAAGTGCGGAGCTTGATGGGAGACCTATTCCTTCTCTTCATCAACTCCTGGCAAAAGAATCTTGA